Proteins found in one Mangifera indica cultivar Alphonso chromosome 15, CATAS_Mindica_2.1, whole genome shotgun sequence genomic segment:
- the LOC123197830 gene encoding polypyrimidine tract-binding protein homolog 2-like isoform X2 has product MHALSALMSYTCRPMSRQYLQWQLSASGERAHVFSAFGFVHKITTFEKTAGFQALVQFSDTETATSAKNALDGRSIPRYLLPENLGQCTLRITYSAHTDLSVKFQSHRSRDYTNPYLPVAPSAIDASGQFSVGIDGKKLEPESNVLLASIENMQYAITLDVLHMVFSAFGPVQKIAMFDKNGGLQALIQYPDVQTAVVAKEALEGHCIYDGGFCKLHISYSRHTDLSIKVNNDRSRDYTIPNTPMVNPQPSLLGQQSHPMVGTAAHPYNGSQYPPTPQQPVMQQPSAGWGSAAPAVVPHSMPMMNNHSYMPAGTMPQMGPGMMQMPGQGGMPPHVGAMPPTRPEKMQ; this is encoded by the exons GTTTTTTCAGCTTTTGGGTTTGTGCATAAGATTACTACTTTTGAGAAAACGGCTGGATTTCag GCCTTGGTTCAATTTTCCGATACAGAAACTGCTACCTCTGCAAAAAATGCGCTCGATGGAAGAAGCATCCCTAG GTATCTTCTTCCCGAGAATCTGGGGCAATGTACCCTGAGGATCACATATTCTGCGCACACAGATTTGAGTGTGAAATTCCAGAGTCATCGTAGCAG GGACTACACTAATCCTTACCTTCCTGTTGCTCCATCAGCCATTGATGCTAGTGGTCAG TTTAGTGTGGGCATTGATGGGAAAAAACTAGAACCTGAGAGCAATGTTCTTCTTGCATCTATTGAGAACATGCAGTATGCCATCACCTTGGATGTATTGCACATG GTTTTTTCTGCTTTTGGGCCTGTTCAGAAGATTGCCATGTTTGATAAGAATGGTGGACTTCAGGCCTTGATTCAATATCCTG ATGTTCAGACAGCTGTTGTTGCAAAGGAAGCCTTGGAAGGACACTGCATTTATGATGGAGGGTTTTGCAAGCTTCACATTTCATACTCTCGTCATACTGATCTCAGTATAAAG GTCAATAATGATCGGAGCAGGGATTATACAATTCCCAACACACCTATGGTGAACCCTCAGCCATCTCTTCTTGGGCAACAATCACATCCTATGGTGGGCACAGCTGCTCATCCATACAATGGATCTCAGTATCCTCCGACGCCTCAGCAGCCTGTGATGCAGCAGCCTTCAGCAGGATGGGGCTCAGCTGCTCCAGCAGTAGTACCTCATTCCATGCCGATGATGAATAATCATTCTTACATGCCAGCTGGAACAATGCCACAAATGGGCCCTGGAATGATGCAGATGCCAGGCCAGGGTGGCATGCCACCACATGTAGGGGCTATGCCTCCAACCAGACCTGAGAAGATGCAATAG
- the LOC123197830 gene encoding polypyrimidine tract-binding protein homolog 2-like isoform X3, which translates to MHALSALMSYTWPMSRQYLQWQLSASGERAHVFSAFGFVHKITTFEKTAGFQALVQFSDTETATSAKNALDGRSIPRYLLPENLGQCTLRITYSAHTDLSVKFQSHRSRDYTNPYLPVAPSAIDASGQFSVGIDGKKLEPESNVLLASIENMQYAITLDVLHMVFSAFGPVQKIAMFDKNGGLQALIQYPDVQTAVVAKEALEGHCIYDGGFCKLHISYSRHTDLSIKVNNDRSRDYTIPNTPMVNPQPSLLGQQSHPMVGTAAHPYNGSQYPPTPQQPVMQQPSAGWGSAAPAVVPHSMPMMNNHSYMPAGTMPQMGPGMMQMPGQGGMPPHVGAMPPTRPEKMQ; encoded by the exons GTTTTTTCAGCTTTTGGGTTTGTGCATAAGATTACTACTTTTGAGAAAACGGCTGGATTTCag GCCTTGGTTCAATTTTCCGATACAGAAACTGCTACCTCTGCAAAAAATGCGCTCGATGGAAGAAGCATCCCTAG GTATCTTCTTCCCGAGAATCTGGGGCAATGTACCCTGAGGATCACATATTCTGCGCACACAGATTTGAGTGTGAAATTCCAGAGTCATCGTAGCAG GGACTACACTAATCCTTACCTTCCTGTTGCTCCATCAGCCATTGATGCTAGTGGTCAG TTTAGTGTGGGCATTGATGGGAAAAAACTAGAACCTGAGAGCAATGTTCTTCTTGCATCTATTGAGAACATGCAGTATGCCATCACCTTGGATGTATTGCACATG GTTTTTTCTGCTTTTGGGCCTGTTCAGAAGATTGCCATGTTTGATAAGAATGGTGGACTTCAGGCCTTGATTCAATATCCTG ATGTTCAGACAGCTGTTGTTGCAAAGGAAGCCTTGGAAGGACACTGCATTTATGATGGAGGGTTTTGCAAGCTTCACATTTCATACTCTCGTCATACTGATCTCAGTATAAAG GTCAATAATGATCGGAGCAGGGATTATACAATTCCCAACACACCTATGGTGAACCCTCAGCCATCTCTTCTTGGGCAACAATCACATCCTATGGTGGGCACAGCTGCTCATCCATACAATGGATCTCAGTATCCTCCGACGCCTCAGCAGCCTGTGATGCAGCAGCCTTCAGCAGGATGGGGCTCAGCTGCTCCAGCAGTAGTACCTCATTCCATGCCGATGATGAATAATCATTCTTACATGCCAGCTGGAACAATGCCACAAATGGGCCCTGGAATGATGCAGATGCCAGGCCAGGGTGGCATGCCACCACATGTAGGGGCTATGCCTCCAACCAGACCTGAGAAGATGCAATAG
- the LOC123197830 gene encoding polypyrimidine tract-binding protein homolog 2-like isoform X4 encodes MHALSALMSYTWFFSAFGFVHKITTFEKTAGFQALVQFSDTETATSAKNALDGRSIPRYLLPENLGQCTLRITYSAHTDLSVKFQSHRSRDYTNPYLPVAPSAIDASGQFSVGIDGKKLEPESNVLLASIENMQYAITLDVLHMVFSAFGPVQKIAMFDKNGGLQALIQYPDVQTAVVAKEALEGHCIYDGGFCKLHISYSRHTDLSIKVNNDRSRDYTIPNTPMVNPQPSLLGQQSHPMVGTAAHPYNGSQYPPTPQQPVMQQPSAGWGSAAPAVVPHSMPMMNNHSYMPAGTMPQMGPGMMQMPGQGGMPPHVGAMPPTRPEKMQ; translated from the exons TTTTTTCAGCTTTTGGGTTTGTGCATAAGATTACTACTTTTGAGAAAACGGCTGGATTTCag GCCTTGGTTCAATTTTCCGATACAGAAACTGCTACCTCTGCAAAAAATGCGCTCGATGGAAGAAGCATCCCTAG GTATCTTCTTCCCGAGAATCTGGGGCAATGTACCCTGAGGATCACATATTCTGCGCACACAGATTTGAGTGTGAAATTCCAGAGTCATCGTAGCAG GGACTACACTAATCCTTACCTTCCTGTTGCTCCATCAGCCATTGATGCTAGTGGTCAG TTTAGTGTGGGCATTGATGGGAAAAAACTAGAACCTGAGAGCAATGTTCTTCTTGCATCTATTGAGAACATGCAGTATGCCATCACCTTGGATGTATTGCACATG GTTTTTTCTGCTTTTGGGCCTGTTCAGAAGATTGCCATGTTTGATAAGAATGGTGGACTTCAGGCCTTGATTCAATATCCTG ATGTTCAGACAGCTGTTGTTGCAAAGGAAGCCTTGGAAGGACACTGCATTTATGATGGAGGGTTTTGCAAGCTTCACATTTCATACTCTCGTCATACTGATCTCAGTATAAAG GTCAATAATGATCGGAGCAGGGATTATACAATTCCCAACACACCTATGGTGAACCCTCAGCCATCTCTTCTTGGGCAACAATCACATCCTATGGTGGGCACAGCTGCTCATCCATACAATGGATCTCAGTATCCTCCGACGCCTCAGCAGCCTGTGATGCAGCAGCCTTCAGCAGGATGGGGCTCAGCTGCTCCAGCAGTAGTACCTCATTCCATGCCGATGATGAATAATCATTCTTACATGCCAGCTGGAACAATGCCACAAATGGGCCCTGGAATGATGCAGATGCCAGGCCAGGGTGGCATGCCACCACATGTAGGGGCTATGCCTCCAACCAGACCTGAGAAGATGCAATAG
- the LOC123197831 gene encoding bidirectional sugar transporter SWEET3-like isoform X1: MGDRLRLAVGVMGNAASLLLYAAPILTFARVLRKKDTEGFSCIPYIIALLNCLLYTWYGLPVVSCRWENFPVVTINGLGTLLEFSFILIYFWFASARDKMKVAAILIPVVLVFGVTAVISGFLFHDHHHRKVFVGSVALVASVAMYGSPLVVVKQVIQTKSVEFMPFYLSFFSLIASSLWMAYGLLSHDLFLASPNLVGSPLAILQLVLYCKYKGIIKEPNKKWDLEQNEDKSKQLQLVINNNDANGKS; encoded by the exons ATGGGGGATAGATTGCGCCTGGCAGTAGGAGTCATGG GCAATGCAGCTTCTTTGTTACTTTATGCTGCACCAAT ATTAACATTTGCAAGGGTGCTCAGGAAGAAAGACACAGAGGGGTTTTCATGCATTCCTTACATCATTGCTTTGTTAAACTGTCTCCTTTATACTTGGTATGGACTACCTGTTGTAAGCTGCAGGTGGGAGAATTTCCCTGTGGTCACTATAAACGGTTTAGGGACCCTTCTTGAGTTCTCcttcattttgatatatttttggtttGCTTCAGCAAGAGACAAG ATGAAGGTTGCTGCTATATTGATACCTGTTGTCCTAGTGTTCGGCGTCACTGCAGTTATCTCAGGATTTCTATTTCATGACCATCACCATCGCAAGGTGTTTGTGGGCAGTGTTGCACTGGTGGCCTCTGTGGCAATGTATGGTTCTCCACTGGTGGTTGTG AAGCAAGTTATTCAAACAAAGAGTGTAGAATTCATGCCAttctatttatcttttttctcattgATTGCTAGCTCACTTTGGATGGCCTATGGACTGCTGAGCCACGATCTGTTCCTTGCG TCCCCTAATCTTGTGGGTAGCCCATTAGCCATCCTCCAACTTGTTCTTTATTGCAAGTACAAGGGCATTATAAAAGAACCAAATAAGAAATGGGATTTAGAACAAAATGAAGACAAATCCAAACAGTTGCAGCTCGTGATCAATAATAATGATGCTAATGGCAAGAGTTAA